GACGTTTCAGCGGTTTCTCTGACTGCATCCCTAGCCTGGACTCCGCTGGCGGAGCTGGTGCAGGTGGGCAATGACCAGGATCGCAGTACCACCTTCACCCTAGGCAGTTCGCAGTCCGTGCGCATCTATGCCATTGCGGAAGGAAACGGCGACGAGATGGCAGACGAGGCCTGGATCGAAGATGATGCTGGAAAGCGAGTCTGGGTCATGACTCCCGATCGCACCAGCCACGCCGGGGGTGCCGCGAAAAACCGGCTGGCCGATGAACTTGTGAACCTGCCGAAGGGCACCTACCGTCTCCGTTTCCGTACCGACGACAGCCATGCCTACGACCACTGGAACGACGACGCCCCCTGGGACAAAGAACACTACGGCATCACCGTCTATTCAGTCCACTGAGGTGGTTTTCAGGACCTGGAGCACATTCTTCTCCTCACTGATGACCTCGAAAACCGACTTGAATGCCTCTGGGATGTTCCGGGCCCGCCCCGTGTCTCCATCCACGAACACCCATACCGTGCGGGCCTTGGCGAGGATCTTCCGGTCGCGCCCCCGCCAGAAGAGGTAGTGGCGGGGCGAGGACTGCTCCTCGAAGCCCCCGATCCAGGTCAGCAGGGTGATCTCCTCGCCGACGAAGGCGGGCCGGAGGTACTCGATGCTGTGGGAACGGATCACCCAGGTGGTGCGGGTGGCCTGGTAGCGGTCCAGGGTCCAGCCTTGAGCATCGGAGTGGGCGGTGGCAACCTCCTGCATCCAGCGCAGGTACTCCAGGTTGTTGGCATGGCCGTTCACGTCGATGGCGGATTCGGGAATGGTGAAGGTATGGGAAAAGAGGCCGGCGCTCATGGGTGGCCCTACTCCTTGTTTCCCGCCGGATCGTGGGGCAGGTTCCCGCGCGGTGAGCGGAAGTAGGCATAGGGCGTGGCGTGGAGGAAGTTGGACACGCGGCTGGTGTAGATGTCGGCGTAGCGCTCGATCTGGCGAGTGAGGTGGCTCTTGTCGTTGCCGGCGCGGGTGAGCAGGCCCCAGCGCGCATTGGTCAATTCGGTGCCCGCCTTGGCCAGGGGGGCGATCTCCGCATCCAGTGCCAGCAGGCGGTTCCGCAGCTCGTGGACGCGCGTCTCGGCTTCGGATTCATCGGCTCGGGTTGGCTTGGGCTGGGTTCCGCGCAGGCGCTGAAGCACCAGGCGGGCCCGGGATAGGCGGGCCTCCAGGGTTTCCTTCTCACGCATGAGCGCCATGAGCTGAACCTCTATGGGGCGATAGCCTTCGAGGGCCAGCACCTCGCCCTCCAGCTCCCGCAGCACCAGGGCCGTCCGCCAGCTGAGGGTGCGCTTGCTCACATGCACATCGCCGAACATGTGGTCGCCCACGTAGAGGATCTCGTCGCCGGAGACGCCCAGGTCCCGCTCCACCTGGGCTGCAGAGCCACCCAGGTACATCCCGCCCAAGTGCAGGGGACCCACCAGCGGGCGCAGCAGGCCGGACTCGTCCACCACTTCAAAGAAGGGCCCGCGCTCGGTGAAGAAGGCCGGCTTGCGGGCGGAGACGATGACTAGGTCGAAGAGCTGGCGCCAGGTCATGCCCTCGGGCAGGTGCCGGTCATAGGCGTGGGCCATCATCTTCGACGTGAAGCTCCATTCAGAGTTGGTGATGAGCAGCAGCTTCTTCCCGGCATTCTTCTGATCGAGCAGGGCCTGCGCCGCCTCGGGATCCTGCACCACGTATCGATCAGGCGCCGCGGCGATCTCGGCCTTGAGGTGGCCTTCCAGGTGCTGGGCGTCCACCCGGGCGCGCACGTGCCGGTACAGACTGGCGTATTCAAAGGGGCGGGGCAGGGCGCCGCGGTCCAGCAGGTCCACGGCCTGGGCGAAGAGGCAGCCCTCCGATAGCGAGAAGAGTGTGTTCAAGAAGACCCAGCGGGGATCGGAGAGGTCCACCAGGGTTTGGGCGTAGGCCTCTCGCTGCTCGGCGAATTCCAGCATCCGCGTGCCGTGCATGGCGCGTTTCACGAAGCCGAAGCGGTTGGCCTTCACGAGGTTGCCCAGCTCGGTGTCGATGACCAGGCCACGGGTCACCATGCGTGCATCGAACTCCAGGCCCTCCGTGGGCCAACCCTCGGAGGCCAGGCGCTGCTGGGCCTGGGCGTAGACCATGCGTTCGAAGGCATCCACCCGGTAGTCCACCAGGGTGTAGTCCATGTCGTAGCCGATGGCCTTCACGGACCGCATGTTCAGCGTGCGGTTGCAGAAAATCCCGCGACCGCGGGGAACTTCGGGGAGCTCGGGATTCAGCATGCGTCAGGATACCTTGGCCCCAGCAGGGATGCCCACCGGTGGAGGCGGACCTCCCAATGTGCCATTCTTGACCTTCGCCTCTGGAGGCCCTTATGCCCCTGCCTTGTCGGCTCCTGATTCCCGCCCTCCTCATCGCCGCGTTGCCTGTTGCCTCAGCCGCCGAGAAACGCGCTTTCCAGATCGAGGATCTCTATCGGATCAAGGGGGTGCAGCACCTGGCCCTGAGCCCCGATGGCGCCAAGCTGGCCTTCGAGGTATCCAGCCAGGATCTGAAGGCCGCCACTCGGAACACCCAGATCTGGGTGCTGGATGTGGCTTCGGGCCAATCCAAGCAGCTCACTTATTCGGGCAAGTCGGACACGGCGCCGCAGTGGTCCAAGGATGGCAAGACCCTCTACTTCCTCTCCAGCCGGGCGGGTGGCAGCCAGCTGTGGGCCCTGGATGCCAGCGGCGGCGAGGCGCGCAAGGTCACATCCTTTGAAACCGGCGTAGGCGCCCCGAAGCTGACGGGGAACAAGGTGGTGTTCGAGGCCTCGGTCTTCCCCGAGGCCATGACCGATGGTGCCAAGCAGAAGGAATGGGGCGAGAAGCTGGAGAATGGCCCGGTGCAGGCCCACATGGCGGATTCGCTGCTCTACCGCCACTGGACCGAGTGGCGCGATTTCCAGTACACGCACCTGTTCACCACCACACCCGAGGGCAAGGTCGAGGCCATCACCAGCG
This sequence is a window from Geothrix sp. PMB-07. Protein-coding genes within it:
- a CDS encoding thioesterase family protein, translating into MSAGLFSHTFTIPESAIDVNGHANNLEYLRWMQEVATAHSDAQGWTLDRYQATRTTWVIRSHSIEYLRPAFVGEEITLLTWIGGFEEQSSPRHYLFWRGRDRKILAKARTVWVFVDGDTGRARNIPEAFKSVFEVISEEKNVLQVLKTTSVD
- a CDS encoding HAD-IG family 5'-nucleotidase, with amino-acid sequence MLNPELPEVPRGRGIFCNRTLNMRSVKAIGYDMDYTLVDYRVDAFERMVYAQAQQRLASEGWPTEGLEFDARMVTRGLVIDTELGNLVKANRFGFVKRAMHGTRMLEFAEQREAYAQTLVDLSDPRWVFLNTLFSLSEGCLFAQAVDLLDRGALPRPFEYASLYRHVRARVDAQHLEGHLKAEIAAAPDRYVVQDPEAAQALLDQKNAGKKLLLITNSEWSFTSKMMAHAYDRHLPEGMTWRQLFDLVIVSARKPAFFTERGPFFEVVDESGLLRPLVGPLHLGGMYLGGSAAQVERDLGVSGDEILYVGDHMFGDVHVSKRTLSWRTALVLRELEGEVLALEGYRPIEVQLMALMREKETLEARLSRARLVLQRLRGTQPKPTRADESEAETRVHELRNRLLALDAEIAPLAKAGTELTNARWGLLTRAGNDKSHLTRQIERYADIYTSRVSNFLHATPYAYFRSPRGNLPHDPAGNKE